In a genomic window of Styela clava chromosome 7, kaStyClav1.hap1.2, whole genome shotgun sequence:
- the LOC120328739 gene encoding proteasome subunit alpha type-3-like, producing the protein MSSIGTGYDLSADQFSPDGRIFQVEYAQKAVENSSTAIAIKCKDGVVMAVEKLIISKLHEDDSNLRIFNIDKHVGMAIAGLLADARQIVEIARDEAAYYRSEFGGPIPLKYLTRRVAMYMHLYTLYGAYRPFGASVLMSSFNEDEPELHMIDPSGVSWGYNGCAIGKAKQAAKTEIEKIDFKNITCKEALKEAAKIIYIVHDEVKDKDFDLQLSWVGMDTEKKHSMVPSGLKKDAEDFAKQSMEDSDSDED; encoded by the coding sequence ATGAGTTCGATTGGAACGGGATACGATCTGAGTGCTGATCAATTCTCTCCAGATGGCAGGATTTTTCAAGTTGAATATGCACAGAAGGCTGTGGAAAACAGCAGCACTGCAATAGCCATCAAGTGTAAAGATGGCGTGGTTATGGCAGTTGAAAAACTAATTATATCTAAATTGCACGAAGACGATTCAAACCTAAGAATCTTCAACATCGATAAGCACGTGGGAATGGCGATTGCTGGTCTACTTGCAGATGCAAGACAAATAGTAGAAATTGCTAGAGATGAAGCGGCTTACTATCGTTCAGAGTTTGGTGGCCCAATCCCTCTCAAATACCTTACTCGCAGAGTCGCAATGTACATGCATCTTTACACATTATATGGAGCTTATCGACCATTTGGAGCAAGTGTTCTAATGTCATCATTCAATGAGGACGAACCAGAACTACATATGATAGATCCTTCTGGTGTGTCTTGGGGTTACAATGGCTGTGCTATTGGAAAAGCAAAACAAGCAGCGAAAACAGAGATAgagaaaattgattttaaaaatataacctGCAAGGAGGCGTTGAAAGAGGCagcaaaaattatatatattgtccaTGATGAAGTGAAAGATAAAGATTTCGATCTTCAACTGAGCTGGGTTGGTATGGACACAGAGAAAAAACATTCTATGGTACCCTCCGGGTTAAAAAAAGATGCTGAAGATTTCGCTAAACAGTCAATGGAAGACAGCGATTCTGACGAAGATTga
- the LOC120327755 gene encoding SH2/SH3 adapter protein NCK1-like isoform X3: protein MSFIHKFANRFPGTRKGKGGGAAPTGSSVPSSRPPLGLNSTNNSEGDGIRKFSNTAVHDRTMDETYVAKYNYSSTRQDELSLIKGMSVIVISKENDGWWQGKNTDGDVGWFPSNYVEESMEPSGGDMHNNHVSGNTVVSAAKPVLEVARALYPFNSGNDEELPFEAGDMFDIISKPESDPEWYEARNAEGRTGLVPRNYIEAVPGAPSVFLPEVTNYDDVSQDLSSGNSPSVNAGNGDGSYNMSAKPWYFGSVRRAVAESMLHRAGNSEFIVRDSESTVGDLSVSMKAPDRIKHFKVSLRSGKYCIGQRKFDSVDELIEHYRKAPIYTAPDIGKIYLGQPLPR from the exons ATGtcttttattcataaatttg CAAATAGATTTCCTGGCACGAGAAAAGGAAAAGGTGGAGGAGCAGCACCAACTGGAAGTTCAGTGCCATCATCTCGTCCTCCCTTAGGGTTAAATAGCACAAATAATTCAGAAGGTGATGGAATAAGGAAATTTTCAAATACAGCGGTTCACGATAGAACAATGGACGAAACATATGTCGCTAAATATAACTATAGTTCCACTCGTCAAGACGAACTCAGTCTTATCAAGGGAATGAGTGTAATCGtaatttcaaaagaaaatgatgGTTGGTGGCAAGGTAAAAATACAGATGGTGATGTTGGTTGGTTCCCTTCGAACTATGTTGAAGAGAGTATGGAGCCTAGCGGTGGGGACATGCATAATAATCATGTATCAGGAAACACAGTTGTAAGTGCTGCAAAACCAGTATTAGAAGTTGCCAGAGCCCTTTATCCTTTTAATTCTGGTAATGATGAAGAGCTGCCCTTTGAAGCAGGAGATATGTTTGACATCATAAGCAAACCAGAAAGTGATCCGGAATGGTACGAGGCACGAAATGCTGAAGGTCGAACTGGTCTCGTACCGCGGAATTATATTGAAGCTGTTCCTGGTGCTCCTTCTGTCTTTTTACCAGAAGTAACTAATTATGATGACGTTTCACAAGACCTATCATCTGGGAATTCTCCTTCTGTG AATGCTGGTAATGGTGATGGCTCATATAACATGTCTGCAAAACCGTGGTACTTTGGATCAGTGCGACGAGCTGTAGCCGAAAGTATGCTTCATCGTGCCGGCAATTCTGAATTTATTGTTCGAGATAGCGAATCAACA GTCGGGGATCTTTCAGTATCAATGAAAGCACCAGACAGAATCAAACATTTCAAAGTGTCACTAAGAAGTGGGAAATACTGCATAGGACAAAGAAAGTTTGATTCCGTTGACGAATTAATTGAACACTACAGAAAAGCACCTATTTATACTGCGCCTGATATTGGAAAAATATATCTTGGCCAACCATTGCCAAGATGA
- the LOC120327755 gene encoding SH2/SH3 adapter protein NCK1-like isoform X1, protein MPLGGFICLCGYDCQTDMATMSLMDAPCKIILGVSRLPSCHLAAAHCTLAGRRKIPLEKRTADCRLRNSRRYKHHRRKAKANRFPGTRKGKGGGAAPTGSSVPSSRPPLGLNSTNNSEGDGIRKFSNTAVHDRTMDETYVAKYNYSSTRQDELSLIKGMSVIVISKENDGWWQGKNTDGDVGWFPSNYVEESMEPSGGDMHNNHVSGNTVVSAAKPVLEVARALYPFNSGNDEELPFEAGDMFDIISKPESDPEWYEARNAEGRTGLVPRNYIEAVPGAPSVFLPEVTNYDDVSQDLSSGNSPSVNAGNGDGSYNMSAKPWYFGSVRRAVAESMLHRAGNSEFIVRDSESTVGDLSVSMKAPDRIKHFKVSLRSGKYCIGQRKFDSVDELIEHYRKAPIYTAPDIGKIYLGQPLPR, encoded by the exons ATGCCATTGGGGGGTTTCATTTGTCTGTGTGGATATGATTGTCAGACGGACATGGCGACGATGAGCCTTATGGACGCTCCTTGCAAGATTATTCTCGGGGTGTCCCGACTTCCGAGCTGTCACCTAGCAGCTGCACATTGTACTCTTGCTGGTAGACGCAAAATACCCCTGGAAAAACGCACCGCTGACTGTCGACTAAGAAATTCAAGAAGGTATAAGCATCATAGAAGGAAAGCAAAAG CAAATAGATTTCCTGGCACGAGAAAAGGAAAAGGTGGAGGAGCAGCACCAACTGGAAGTTCAGTGCCATCATCTCGTCCTCCCTTAGGGTTAAATAGCACAAATAATTCAGAAGGTGATGGAATAAGGAAATTTTCAAATACAGCGGTTCACGATAGAACAATGGACGAAACATATGTCGCTAAATATAACTATAGTTCCACTCGTCAAGACGAACTCAGTCTTATCAAGGGAATGAGTGTAATCGtaatttcaaaagaaaatgatgGTTGGTGGCAAGGTAAAAATACAGATGGTGATGTTGGTTGGTTCCCTTCGAACTATGTTGAAGAGAGTATGGAGCCTAGCGGTGGGGACATGCATAATAATCATGTATCAGGAAACACAGTTGTAAGTGCTGCAAAACCAGTATTAGAAGTTGCCAGAGCCCTTTATCCTTTTAATTCTGGTAATGATGAAGAGCTGCCCTTTGAAGCAGGAGATATGTTTGACATCATAAGCAAACCAGAAAGTGATCCGGAATGGTACGAGGCACGAAATGCTGAAGGTCGAACTGGTCTCGTACCGCGGAATTATATTGAAGCTGTTCCTGGTGCTCCTTCTGTCTTTTTACCAGAAGTAACTAATTATGATGACGTTTCACAAGACCTATCATCTGGGAATTCTCCTTCTGTG AATGCTGGTAATGGTGATGGCTCATATAACATGTCTGCAAAACCGTGGTACTTTGGATCAGTGCGACGAGCTGTAGCCGAAAGTATGCTTCATCGTGCCGGCAATTCTGAATTTATTGTTCGAGATAGCGAATCAACA GTCGGGGATCTTTCAGTATCAATGAAAGCACCAGACAGAATCAAACATTTCAAAGTGTCACTAAGAAGTGGGAAATACTGCATAGGACAAAGAAAGTTTGATTCCGTTGACGAATTAATTGAACACTACAGAAAAGCACCTATTTATACTGCGCCTGATATTGGAAAAATATATCTTGGCCAACCATTGCCAAGATGA